The proteins below come from a single Patescibacteria group bacterium genomic window:
- a CDS encoding ABC transporter ATP-binding protein, which yields MANIIEAKGLTRKYQDGDSITSAVNNVSISLPEGESIAIIGTSGSGKTTLLQLLGGLDYPTSGEVFVDGKSLNSLNDNELSHFRNKTIGFVFQFFHLQDYLTAKENVALPMIIAGKDSETAYLRAEKLLEQVGLSHRVNHTPKKMSGGEMQRVAIARALANEPKIIMADEPTGNLDKANAKNVLEVLDHIAESGVSVLMITHDEQMSHRYQHVLHLDKGNIKQKGVK from the coding sequence ATGGCGAATATCATTGAAGCAAAAGGTCTGACAAGAAAGTATCAGGACGGGGATTCGATTACCTCTGCTGTGAATAATGTCAGCATCAGTTTGCCGGAGGGTGAAAGTATCGCAATCATCGGAACATCCGGCTCGGGGAAGACCACCCTCCTTCAGTTATTGGGCGGTTTGGATTATCCTACATCGGGCGAGGTTTTTGTGGACGGAAAATCATTAAACAGTTTAAATGATAATGAATTGTCCCATTTTCGGAATAAGACAATCGGTTTTGTATTTCAATTTTTCCATCTACAAGATTATCTAACTGCGAAGGAAAATGTCGCATTGCCGATGATCATAGCGGGGAAGGATTCGGAAACTGCCTACCTGCGCGCAGAAAAACTTTTGGAACAGGTTGGGCTATCGCACAGGGTTAATCACACGCCGAAAAAAATGTCCGGTGGAGAAATGCAAAGAGTGGCTATCGCTCGCGCACTGGCCAATGAGCCGAAAATTATCATGGCGGATGAGCCGACCGGAAATTTGGATAAGGCAAACGCAAAAAATGTACTAGAAGTATTGGATCATATTGCGGAGTCGGGAGTAAGTGTTTTGATGATCACGCATGATGAGCAGATGAGCCATCGG